TTGGCCATGCCCACGATCTTGTTCACGTTCACGAACCTCCTCGTCTGGCTCCTCGATATGATCAGCAGCCTCGGCTTCTTCCCCGGCGCTTCGCTAATCCTCAGCGCGTGATCTCTGTCGAGCGAGTAGGTTCTCCGCATGAACCCCATGAAGTCGGACATGGTGTATCCCATCGGCGACTTGGAGGGGTCGATCATCATGTCCTGGTCGCTTCTCAGGCCGACGATGACGTGTTTGTAGCAGTGCACTCTGGCGTCCTTGTCGTAGTCGATGATCTCGTACCGGGACAGCTTGCCGAAGTACGGCTTGTACTTGCTGATCCACCAGAGGTTGCACGAGCTAATGACGAACTGGACTTCGCCGTCGAACTGGCGCGCCGTCTGAAACAGAGGGACCAACACGTCGGTGAAGTCGTGGAAGTAGTTTCCGATGTATCCGGCCGTGGTGAAGACGATGGCAGGGACGGTGTGGCCGACGGTGCATTGAGGGGCTGCAACATAGTCGTTCTCTGATCTCACATTCACTACCTTGATACGGGGCATGACCCCATGGTCCCACTTCCTGGCGTAAGGCTTCACCTGCCATGACTCGTTTCGGGCAGCTCGAGAGGGGGTGACGAGTATCACAGACGACAAATCCTTCCCAATGATTCTAACGTCACCATGGATATCACAGACATCACTCCTGTAGCCGATCTCACACAGTGGCCTCATCTGTGCCTCCACATCTACATTCCAACACAGTGGAAAGAACATGCGAAAATTGGATCAAACCTTTGGTCGCTGAGAAGCTGAACTCATCCAGCCGAGTGAACTGTGTCTTATTAAGACTCGAGTAATTTCAGTTGCTTTCTTCTGCCGCAGAACATTAGAGTTGTGTTCATCGAACATGAGACAAGAGCTCCGTACCTGGTTTCTTGGAATGGCTTGAGACTGGTGTCTGCAGACGATGGACCAGGGTAGGCGGACCGTTCACAACTTGACATCGGCCGGATTTTGCATCGCAAGGTCGGCCGATTCCCTCTTTCTTGTTGTCTGGATGTGTGGTGCAAACTGAGCTTAGGATACCACCTCAAGGCATCAACTTAAAAAGGACGATGTGAAAAGTCCTCTTGTTGAACTCGAGAAGCTGTGCTATGATGGAATCCAAAGAGAAGGGAGGTGGTCGCTTTTACCTGGTTTTCTTGTACCTCCAGAAGTTTTCTCCCTTGGTATAATATCAGATTCCGAGGGAGAAATCCTTAGCGTGCCTGTAAATTCGTTCTCTTCACAAAGATCTGATCCGGCGCTGCTGCTATTGCATCTCGGCTTGCTCTCCCGTGCTGTCTCAAAAATATAGttgggaaaagaaaaggaaacaggAGCGATCGTCAGCTAAAACAGCTTGCAGAGGACAACATGTATCTCtgtaaacaagcctaaaccggagATCATCCATCCGGTAGTCCAAATCAGAAGACACACCCGAGTCCCCTTTCTACCGCAAAGATCAGAAACTCGTCATGAACACAGATTTCTAACTCTTACCTGGTTGTCGAGTACCACTAAAGCTTTCGGTCGAATGCCTCGTGGAAGCTGCGTCCGTCGACGATGAGATCTGGGAAGCCACTGCAAAACAAATCGGAACTATGAGGAAGAAGAACGAGGCTGTGCCATATTTTCACAGAAAATGAACGCCGACAACTTACAGAAAGAAGAGCTAAGCATGTCAGACTTGTACATGGTAACATAGGTCAGTGAGACCAGAAAGCATCCGATGAGCACTCCCACTCCCAAACTCAGAGGATCGATTCCTCTGACGTTGGTAGCTAACTTCATCTCGCGTACAAATTTTCCGGCCACCGGCAGTGGACGGTCTTCTTCTCTTGCGGGCTCAGAAGAGTGCCATCTTCCTCACCGAGAAGGCCAGGGAGAAGCAACCGTGATCGGCCTGCAGAGCATGAAGCTCATGACATGTGAAACTCACAGTTTTAGCTCCATTGTCGGCCTGTAAGGTCGGCTTTAGGAATGTTGCTAAACAAGGTTGGCCACCCCTTGTTGACCGGTTAGTCGATGATAGTAAAGCCTTGTTTGCTTTCGTCTTCCAAACCCTCGTTTACTATTCTAAGCAGATGTTTTAGATCCATGGTTTTCTGTGAGAAGCTGTATCAAGCAGGAGTGCGGATGGACTTTTCTGGATCCACGGTTTTTAGTGGCGACCACATGGCTCACTCTTCTGGCATGTGAGGAAAGCACGGGGAAGAGCAAGACACAAACACCGAAGACTTTCTTGCAAGGAAGTTGGACTCCTGGATGAATCGAGACATGTAAAGGAAGTCATGGGTAGGTGAACGCCCACCTCAATCCGGACATGTTCATTACGTTGTGGACTCTTTGGCTGCCGTAAATAAGAACAGATTAAAGCAGTAGATACAGGTTAGCTAGAGGTGGTGCGCAGGAA
The window above is part of the Musa acuminata AAA Group cultivar baxijiao chromosome BXJ2-6, Cavendish_Baxijiao_AAA, whole genome shotgun sequence genome. Proteins encoded here:
- the LOC135614610 gene encoding alpha-1,3-arabinosyltransferase XAT3-like: MKLATNVRGIDPLSLGVGVLIGCFLVSLTYVTMYKSDMLSSSFLASQISSSTDAASTRHSTESFSGTRQPARESKPRCNSSSAGSDLCEENEFTGTLRISPSESDIIPREKTSGGTRKPDNKKEGIGRPCDAKSGRCQVVNGPPTLVHRLQTPVSSHSKKPDVEAQMRPLCEIGYRSDVCDIHGDVRIIGKDLSSVILVTPSRAARNESWQVKPYARKWDHGVMPRIKVVNVRSENDYVAAPQCTVGHTVPAIVFTTAGYIGNYFHDFTDVLVPLFQTARQFDGEVQFVISSCNLWWISKYKPYFGKLSRYEIIDYDKDARVHCYKHVIVGLRSDQDMMIDPSKSPMGYTMSDFMGFMRRTYSLDRDHALRISEAPGKKPRLLIISRSQTRRFVNVNKIVGMAKKVGFEVVVSEGGFDLANFSRVVNSCDVMLGVHGAGLTNFVFLPPDAVLIQVVPFGRLEWVASTYFAKPAGKTQLKYLEYTIGEDESTLTELFPRDDPVFRDPKSIHKLGWIKMGEIYLTKQNVRLDLKRFKPVLLEALRLLRE